The DNA window GGTGAGCACGGAGTTCTGCTGGTGGGCCTCGACGCCGACCCCCTGCACGAGGTAGAGCCAGACGACGGGGCGGACCGATATCCGGAGGTAGCGGCGGAACCACTCCGCGCTCACCGCCTCCGTCGACCGACCCTCCCGGTCGGCGATGGCCTCGACGAGTCGGCCGAGGCGCGAGCGTCCGGTGACGGCGTCCTGACAGAGCGAGACCAGCGGCGTCGCGTTCGCCGCGGCGTCGCCTCGGAACGGGTTGGCCCGCAGAACCGTCTCCAACCCGGACTCGGCTCCGTCGCCGACGTCGAGCGCGAGGTACGCGGGGTCGCGCACGACGTCGAAGTCCGGGAACGCCGCGTCGAGTTCGTCGCCGAAGTCGGTGTCGAGCAGTTCGGCGACGGCGACGCCGCGTTCGAGTTCCGGGCGCTTGTTCGTCCGGACGGAGTTCGTTATCTGCACGTTCAGCGACGACTTCACCATGAACGGAGCGTCCTCGCTGTAGAGCGTCCGGACCGACGTGGTCGGGTAGAACTCCCGGCCGACGGCTCCGAAGTGTTCGAGTCCGTCGCCGAGGCGGTTCCGAACGCGGTCCCGTTCGAGGAGATACTCCGCCTGCCACGGGTGGACGGGCAGGAGCGCGTCCTCGCTCTCGACGTGTTCGGCGACGAACGACTCGGACACCGCCGGGTCCTCGCGGAGGGCGTCTTTCACCCACGCCGCGGCGCTCCGGTCGAGCGCCGAGTCCGCCGAGACGAGGTCCGGCGTCGCCCGGAAGTAGTACAGCGGGAACGACCCGCGCAGTTCCGGCGCGTACGTCGCCCGGTTCCGCGCCGCGATGCCCCGCCGGCTCTTCGGCGTCGGGTGGCGGTGGTGGCCGAAGACGAGCGCTTGCTCGGCGTCGCGGAACGAGAGCCGTTCGGCGTAGAGTCGCTCCGCGTCGCCCTTACGCGCCGCGACGAACGACTCGACGCTCCGCTTGCTTCGGAGGACGCGCTCCAACAGTTCGTCCGGGACGGCGTCGCCGTCGCTCGCGAGGGAGAGGTCCTTCACCACGAGCGACGCGAGCGTGGCCGCGTCGGCCGGGTGCGCCGTCCCGCCCGCGAACCGGTAGCGAACGGGCGTCTCGAACAGGTGGCGCTCGGTCGGCGAACGGTGCGCGAGCGGAGCGAGCAGTTCGATGTCCTGCGCCGAGAGCGTCTTCCGGAGGAGTCCGTCGGGGCCGGGTTCGACGCCGCCGACGGCCGTCCCGACGACGTCGTAGTCGCCCGTCTCGCGCAGGTAGCAGTTGAGGAAGGCGTGGACGGTGGCGGCGTCGGCTCGGTCCGACGG is part of the Halopelagius longus genome and encodes:
- a CDS encoding IucA/IucC family protein — protein: MSLGTERREDSDVDPSDRADAATVHAFLNCYLRETGDYDVVGTAVGGVEPGPDGLLRKTLSAQDIELLAPLAHRSPTERHLFETPVRYRFAGGTAHPADAATLASLVVKDLSLASDGDAVPDELLERVLRSKRSVESFVAARKGDAERLYAERLSFRDAEQALVFGHHRHPTPKSRRGIAARNRATYAPELRGSFPLYYFRATPDLVSADSALDRSAAAWVKDALREDPAVSESFVAEHVESEDALLPVHPWQAEYLLERDRVRNRLGDGLEHFGAVGREFYPTTSVRTLYSEDAPFMVKSSLNVQITNSVRTNKRPELERGVAVAELLDTDFGDELDAAFPDFDVVRDPAYLALDVGDGAESGLETVLRANPFRGDAAANATPLVSLCQDAVTGRSRLGRLVEAIADREGRSTEAVSAEWFRRYLRISVRPVVWLYLVQGVGVEAHQQNSVLTLDDEGYPAEFRYRDNQGFYFPESVYPEVEEYLPGVGERADTVCADAVADERLRYYVILNNALGVVNAFGAAGLVGERRLLGLLRDELERARERYDRPSSTFLDPLLESPTVPCKANLLTRFRGLDELENDLENQSVYADVKNPLVTELDR